CGGGGCGAAGGGCGTGAGAACGGAAGGTTTTTATGGTCCGGGCCGTGTTTACAGGTTGGATTTTCGTCCCACATCCACGGTCATGAGGGAGCCGTTCAGACGAACTGAGCCACTTCTCCCTCTCCAGATAATTTTGTGAGCACGTCCAGGAGAGGAGTGTGCCGGATGTTTGGCTGCGTGGCGCGGAGCATGGGGTGGCCAGGGCGCGAAACCTGGTGCGTGGCCTGCCGGTCTTTTCCGGCAGGCGGTCGGGTGGCCTAAAGTTTTTTCACGAATTCGGATTTGAGCTTCATGGCGCCAAAGCCGTCGATTTTGCAGTCGATGTTGTGATCGCCGTCAACAAGCCGGATATTCTTGACCTTGGTGCCCACCTTCAGCGGTTGCGACGCGCCCTTGACCTTCAGGTCCTTGATGATGGTGACCGTGTCGCCGTCCTTGAGCACGTTGCCGTTGGCGTCGCGGACGATGCGTTCATCCGCGTCGTCGGCCGGGGTGGCGCTGGGGGACCATTCGTGTCCGCATTCCGGGCAGACAAAATGCGCGCCGTTTTCGTAGGTGTAGTCGCAGCCGCATTGGGGGCACTTGGGGGTGTCGCTCATTATTTTTGACCTCTGGGGTTGGGGGGTGTCGGGACGCGCCGGGCTCGGGCG
This genomic interval from Deltaproteobacteria bacterium contains the following:
- a CDS encoding alkylphosphonate utilization protein, yielding MSDTPKCPQCGCDYTYENGAHFVCPECGHEWSPSATPADDADERIVRDANGNVLKDGDTVTIIKDLKVKGASQPLKVGTKVKNIRLVDGDHNIDCKIDGFGAMKLKSEFVKKL